A genomic segment from Streptomyces sp. NBC_00459 encodes:
- a CDS encoding FAD-dependent monooxygenase: protein MENFHADVIVAGAGPSGLMLAGELRLAGLSVVVLDRLAEPMQQSRALGFSARTIEEFGQRGLLAKFGELETIPFGHFGGLPLDYRIVEGGNFGVRGVPQSRTEAILHAWATGLGAEVRRGHEVVGMAQDDTGVAVEVGTADGVETLRAPYLVGCDGARSVVRHLAGIDFPGTSATIEMLMADVATNELRIRPTGEVGEAGMVVVLPLGPQATRVVVFERGAGVRPTQEPPTFPEVAAAFQRVTGEDITGFRPLWSSYFTDGSRQASEYRKGRVLLAGDAAHIHLPIGAQGISAGVGDVVNLGWKLAAELKGYAPEGLLDTYHTERHPVGARIVANTLVQRSLYLGGPEMQPLRELFGELVGIEAVRRHLVGLVTGLDITYDMGEGDHPLLGRRLPDQELLVGDEKTSTYELLTRGRPLLLNLRGGDALTEAAAGWADRVDVVAASRPDPAAPAADLLVRPDGYIAWVGTDGSADGLAAALQRWFGAPAGN, encoded by the coding sequence ATGGAAAACTTTCATGCCGACGTGATTGTCGCCGGGGCCGGCCCTTCCGGACTCATGCTCGCTGGTGAACTCCGCCTGGCCGGGCTGTCCGTGGTGGTACTCGACCGCCTGGCCGAGCCCATGCAGCAGTCCCGGGCGCTCGGATTTTCCGCCCGTACCATCGAGGAGTTCGGCCAGCGCGGACTTCTCGCGAAATTCGGCGAACTCGAAACGATTCCCTTCGGGCATTTCGGCGGACTTCCTCTCGACTATCGCATAGTCGAGGGCGGAAATTTCGGCGTCCGTGGTGTCCCGCAGTCGCGGACCGAGGCAATTCTCCACGCGTGGGCGACCGGCCTCGGCGCCGAGGTCCGCCGCGGGCACGAGGTCGTCGGCATGGCCCAGGACGACACCGGAGTCGCGGTGGAGGTGGGCACCGCCGACGGCGTCGAGACGCTGCGCGCCCCCTACCTGGTCGGCTGTGACGGTGCCCGTTCCGTCGTACGGCACCTGGCCGGCATCGACTTCCCCGGCACCAGCGCCACCATCGAGATGCTGATGGCCGATGTCGCCACCAACGAGCTGCGCATCCGCCCGACCGGTGAGGTCGGCGAGGCCGGCATGGTGGTGGTACTTCCGCTCGGCCCGCAGGCCACCCGCGTCGTCGTCTTCGAGCGCGGTGCCGGCGTCCGGCCGACCCAGGAGCCGCCCACCTTCCCCGAGGTCGCCGCCGCCTTCCAGCGCGTCACCGGCGAGGACATCACCGGCTTCAGGCCCCTGTGGTCCAGCTACTTCACCGACGGCAGCCGCCAGGCCTCCGAGTACCGCAAGGGCCGGGTCCTCCTCGCGGGCGACGCCGCCCACATCCATCTGCCCATCGGCGCCCAGGGCATCAGCGCCGGCGTCGGCGACGTGGTGAACCTCGGCTGGAAGCTGGCGGCCGAGCTCAAGGGGTACGCGCCCGAGGGGCTGCTGGACACCTACCACACCGAGCGCCACCCCGTCGGCGCCCGCATCGTCGCCAACACCCTTGTGCAGCGCTCCCTTTATCTCGGCGGCCCCGAGATGCAGCCGCTGCGCGAACTCTTCGGCGAGCTGGTCGGCATCGAGGCGGTCCGCCGCCATCTCGTCGGCCTGGTCACCGGCCTGGACATCACGTACGACATGGGCGAGGGCGACCACCCGCTGCTCGGCCGCCGGCTGCCCGACCAGGAGCTGCTGGTCGGCGACGAGAAGACCAGCACGTACGAACTGCTCACCCGCGGCCGGCCGCTCCTGCTGAACCTGCGCGGCGGCGACGCCCTCACCGAGGCCGCCGCAGGCTGGGCCGACCGCGTCGACGTCGTCGCCGCCTCCCGGCCCGACCCCGCCGCCCCGGCCGCCGACCTGCTGGTGCGCCCCGACGGCTACATCGCCTGGGTCGGCACCGACGGCTCCGCCGACGGCCTCGCCGCGGCCCTTCAGCGCTGGTTCGGCGCACCCGCAGGCAACTGA